From Nocardia sp. XZ_19_385, the proteins below share one genomic window:
- a CDS encoding alpha/beta fold hydrolase, translating to MTTTTANPTASTATAWSGMVAVEDTALSVTDTGGAGVPVIYMNGAYANTKPWKKLLAELGDGYRHITYDKRARGKSQTSADYSFEACLRDVDAVLAAAGVQRAILVGWSYGATLAAHWAEANPDRTIGVVAVDGAMPYGLTGEEGREHIRKLFHKMRFLFPICRPLGLAAKMNVTEHTDVAIEINQICADMAPTLNQISRPLRYVLASGSNLGGSEEEMAAARASLDPVLAANPNLTIHAQVPSNHSHILRKDFKAVAAAVRDTAADDQN from the coding sequence ATGACCACCACGACTGCGAACCCCACCGCTTCGACCGCTACCGCTTGGTCCGGGATGGTCGCGGTGGAGGACACCGCGCTGTCGGTGACCGACACGGGCGGCGCGGGCGTGCCGGTGATCTACATGAACGGCGCCTACGCCAACACCAAGCCGTGGAAGAAGCTGCTCGCCGAACTCGGTGACGGCTACCGCCACATCACCTACGACAAGCGGGCCCGCGGCAAGTCCCAGACCTCGGCCGACTACTCCTTCGAAGCGTGCCTGCGCGATGTCGACGCGGTCCTGGCCGCCGCCGGTGTGCAGCGGGCGATCCTGGTGGGCTGGTCCTACGGCGCGACCCTGGCCGCGCACTGGGCCGAGGCCAACCCCGACCGCACCATCGGTGTGGTGGCCGTGGACGGCGCCATGCCCTACGGGCTCACCGGCGAGGAAGGCCGCGAACACATCCGCAAGCTGTTCCACAAGATGCGGTTCCTGTTCCCGATCTGCCGCCCCCTCGGGTTGGCCGCGAAGATGAACGTCACCGAGCACACCGACGTCGCCATCGAGATCAACCAGATCTGCGCCGACATGGCACCGACCCTGAACCAGATCAGCCGCCCGCTGCGGTATGTCCTGGCCTCGGGTTCCAACCTCGGTGGCAGCGAAGAAGAAATGGCCGCCGCCCGCGCCTCACTCGACCCCGTCTTGGCCGCCAACCCGAACCTGACCATCCACGCCCAGGTTCCGAGCAACCACTCCCACATCCTGCGCAAGGACTTCAAAGCCGTCGCCGCAGCCGTCCGCGACACCGCCGCCGATGACCAGAACTAA
- a CDS encoding arabinosyltransferase domain-containing protein, with product MPTVSDAATAVLERPAPAPAVAASDFRTARAIALITGLIGALLALATPFLPVTQTTATLTWPQSGQLGNVTAPLMSQVPMELTAAIPCSAVESLPEQGGMLLATAPPQGDQAALEAMFVRVSTDTVDVVDRNAVVASAPRSEMGQCSSILITSNSEKTRAEFAGLTRDVEKQVEGADSVIVKEPLVGDLHGDHRPQIVGVFSDLRGAAPAGLSFETTIDTRFSTSPGVIKLVAMIAAVLLTLIALGALAKLDTSDGRGHRRFFPARWLKPTWADGAVIGTLLVWHFIGANTSDDGYILSMVRVAPHAGYMANYFRWYGVPEAPFGWYYYVIQAFAEISTASPWVRVPALICAILCWMVISREVVPRLGRGVRNSKVALWTGGLVFLAFWLPYDNGLRSEPIVALGALLTWVSIERAIATGRLLPAAAAVLIAAFTLAAAPTGLMCVAALLAGIRPLIRIVVRRRRDFMKLGASPWWGSTLPLLAPIAAAGVLVLTVVYSDQTFSAIQEANRVRQATGPNLAWYEDYLRYYYLFVETVDGSLPRRFAFLTMLLCLFTTMLVLLRRRQVAGIASGPTWRLMGIVFGTIFFMMFNPTKWTHHFGAYAGIAGSLAAVTAVAVSATALRHRKNRAIFLAGLLFVLAVSFSGINGYWYVSSFGVPWFDKRISLQGYQGNTLMLLLFGLALALVAWHALREGYAKPESSPKSERGRRIRKFAAIPLTIVAAAMVALEVLSLVKGAYAQYPAYSLARSNIDAISGNSCGLANDVLVEADPNAGRLQPIIDPANPPKGDDPLAGVAPVGFDPNGVPDDLSADSVEVKPGTGNTSTQSVGAAFAEGESAGTGGGKGAVGVNGSNVALPFGLNPATTPIMGSYQPGVQQPAKLTSSWYELGQRSADKPLVVISAAGRIMSFDDTGDMNYGQTLIVEYGKRLPDGSVGKLGDYLPRDIGPFPSWRNLRVPLSEIPGEADSVRIVANDPILIGDQWLAFTPPRMPKLESLNNFLGSEQPILEDWAVGLQFPCQQPFLHKNGVAQVPKYRILPDRPLAISSTNTWQAEEFGGPLGFSQMLAKSTTLPTYLKEDWARDWGSLERYDQYLPATAAQLETGTETRWGFWSPGLMRVF from the coding sequence TTGCCAACCGTGTCAGACGCCGCCACAGCTGTACTCGAACGCCCGGCCCCCGCTCCGGCGGTCGCCGCTAGCGATTTCCGGACCGCGCGCGCGATCGCGCTGATCACGGGCCTGATAGGGGCGTTGCTGGCGCTGGCCACACCGTTTCTTCCGGTCACGCAAACCACGGCGACGCTGACCTGGCCGCAGAGCGGACAGCTCGGCAATGTCACCGCGCCGCTGATGTCGCAGGTGCCGATGGAGTTGACGGCCGCGATTCCGTGTTCGGCGGTGGAGTCGTTGCCGGAGCAGGGCGGCATGCTGCTGGCGACCGCGCCGCCGCAGGGCGATCAGGCGGCGCTGGAAGCGATGTTCGTGCGCGTGTCTACCGACACCGTCGATGTGGTGGACCGCAATGCGGTGGTGGCGTCCGCTCCGCGGTCGGAGATGGGGCAATGCTCCTCGATCCTGATCACCTCGAACAGCGAGAAGACCCGCGCCGAGTTCGCCGGCCTCACCCGCGATGTGGAGAAGCAGGTCGAGGGCGCGGATTCCGTCATCGTGAAGGAGCCGCTGGTCGGTGACCTGCACGGCGATCATCGGCCGCAGATCGTCGGTGTGTTCTCGGATCTGCGTGGCGCGGCGCCCGCCGGTCTGTCCTTCGAAACGACCATCGATACCCGCTTCAGCACGAGCCCCGGCGTGATCAAGCTGGTCGCGATGATCGCGGCGGTCCTGCTGACGCTGATCGCGCTGGGCGCGCTGGCCAAGCTGGACACCAGCGACGGCCGCGGGCATCGGCGTTTCTTCCCGGCGCGGTGGCTGAAGCCGACCTGGGCCGACGGCGCGGTGATCGGCACGCTGCTGGTGTGGCATTTCATCGGCGCCAACACCTCTGACGACGGCTACATCCTGAGCATGGTGCGGGTCGCACCGCACGCCGGATATATGGCCAACTACTTCCGCTGGTACGGCGTCCCGGAGGCGCCGTTCGGCTGGTACTACTACGTGATTCAGGCGTTCGCGGAGATCTCCACCGCCAGCCCGTGGGTCCGGGTGCCCGCGCTGATCTGCGCGATCCTCTGCTGGATGGTGATCAGCCGCGAGGTCGTGCCCCGCCTCGGCCGCGGTGTGCGCAACAGCAAGGTGGCGCTGTGGACCGGCGGCCTGGTGTTCCTCGCGTTCTGGCTGCCCTATGACAACGGCCTGCGCTCGGAGCCGATCGTCGCGCTGGGCGCGCTGCTGACCTGGGTCTCGATCGAACGCGCCATCGCCACCGGGCGGCTGCTGCCCGCGGCGGCCGCGGTGCTCATCGCCGCGTTCACCTTGGCGGCCGCGCCGACGGGTCTGATGTGTGTGGCGGCGCTGCTCGCCGGTATCCGCCCGCTGATCCGGATCGTGGTGCGCAGGCGGCGCGACTTCATGAAGCTCGGCGCCTCGCCCTGGTGGGGTTCGACCCTGCCCTTACTCGCGCCGATCGCGGCGGCGGGCGTGCTCGTGCTGACCGTGGTCTACAGCGACCAGACCTTCTCGGCCATCCAGGAAGCCAACCGGGTGCGGCAGGCGACCGGCCCGAACCTGGCCTGGTACGAGGACTACCTGCGCTACTACTACCTGTTCGTGGAAACGGTGGACGGTTCGCTGCCGCGCCGGTTCGCGTTCCTGACGATGCTGCTGTGCCTGTTCACCACCATGCTGGTGCTGTTGCGCCGCCGTCAGGTGGCGGGCATCGCGAGCGGCCCGACCTGGCGGTTGATGGGCATCGTCTTCGGCACCATCTTCTTCATGATGTTCAACCCGACGAAGTGGACGCACCACTTCGGCGCGTACGCGGGCATCGCCGGATCCCTGGCCGCGGTGACCGCGGTCGCGGTGTCGGCCACCGCGCTGCGGCATCGCAAGAACCGGGCCATCTTCCTGGCCGGGCTGCTGTTCGTGCTCGCGGTGTCGTTCTCCGGCATCAACGGCTACTGGTACGTGTCCAGCTTCGGGGTGCCGTGGTTCGACAAGCGGATCTCGCTGCAGGGCTATCAGGGCAACACTCTGATGCTGCTGCTGTTCGGTCTTGCGCTGGCACTGGTCGCCTGGCACGCGCTGCGTGAGGGCTACGCCAAACCGGAGAGTTCACCGAAGTCCGAGCGCGGTCGCAGGATCCGGAAGTTCGCTGCGATTCCGCTGACCATTGTCGCCGCCGCAATGGTGGCGCTGGAGGTGCTCTCGCTGGTCAAGGGCGCTTACGCGCAGTACCCCGCGTATTCGCTGGCGCGTTCGAACATCGATGCGATCAGCGGTAATTCGTGTGGCCTGGCCAATGACGTGCTGGTGGAAGCTGATCCGAACGCGGGCCGGTTGCAGCCGATCATCGATCCGGCGAACCCGCCGAAGGGCGACGATCCGCTGGCCGGTGTGGCGCCGGTCGGCTTCGATCCCAACGGCGTGCCGGATGACCTGTCCGCCGACAGCGTCGAGGTGAAGCCGGGCACCGGCAACACCTCCACCCAGTCCGTCGGCGCCGCCTTCGCCGAGGGTGAGAGCGCGGGCACCGGCGGCGGTAAGGGCGCGGTCGGTGTGAACGGTTCCAATGTCGCGCTGCCGTTCGGCCTGAATCCGGCGACCACCCCCATCATGGGTAGCTACCAGCCCGGAGTGCAGCAGCCCGCGAAGCTGACCTCCAGCTGGTACGAGCTCGGGCAGCGGTCGGCGGACAAGCCGCTCGTGGTGATCTCCGCCGCGGGCCGCATCATGTCCTTCGACGACACCGGTGACATGAACTACGGCCAGACCTTGATCGTCGAGTACGGCAAGCGCCTGCCCGACGGTTCGGTGGGCAAGCTCGGCGACTACCTGCCGCGCGATATCGGCCCGTTCCCGTCCTGGCGCAACCTGCGGGTGCCGTTGTCGGAGATCCCGGGTGAGGCGGACTCGGTGCGCATCGTCGCCAACGATCCGATCCTGATCGGCGACCAGTGGCTGGCGTTCACGCCGCCGCGCATGCCGAAGCTGGAGTCGCTCAACAACTTCCTGGGTTCCGAGCAGCCGATCCTCGAGGACTGGGCGGTCGGCCTGCAGTTCCCGTGCCAGCAGCCGTTCCTGCACAAGAACGGCGTGGCCCAGGTGCCGAAGTACCGCATCCTGCCGGACCGGCCGCTGGCCATCAGCTCCACCAACACCTGGCAGGCCGAGGAGTTCGGCGGGCCGCTCGGCTTCAGTCAGATGCTGGCCAAGTCGACGACCCTGCCGACCTATCTGAAGGAAGACTGGGCCCGGGACTGGGGTTCGCTGGAACGTTACGACCAGTACCTGCCCGCCACCGCGGCGCAGCTGGAAACCGGCACCGAAACCCGCTGGGGTTTCTGGTCGCCCGGGCTGATGCGGGTCTTCTAG
- a CDS encoding galactan 5-O-arabinofuranosyltransferase, whose product MSSTVTETGTAATPGRVGSAVRQVGAGLGEAVLAAVVAVVVAGVGLFAFSLVQWPAFNSSNVTRALTTVGQVGAAVLLIAAIWLLRARKWPWVAKVLSWAGISTFVTVTLGMPLAATKLYLFGVSVDQEFRTEYLTRLTDSAALRDMTYVDLPPFYPAGWFWAGGRVANVLGMDGWEAFKPYAIGSLAVAAVLSLVLWSRLIRSDWAVAVTAATTAVAITWAAPEAYSAVIVMLLAPALVLAWGALHRPEAAGAERTAGGWGAVVGTGLFLGMAATFYTLHFLVAAFAVALMGLLAAWQAIRAQRAVNNPRGANTVAGADRPAWKAAVPPLLRLVAIAVIAGVIAAIVWLPYLLETLTTKLPGSGTALHYLPEAGAELPLPMVEFTLQGGLCLIGTIWLVLRAGSSRRAQALGIGVLAIYLWTLLSMVATAAGTTLLSFRLDAPLKVLLAAAGAFGFVEGARALYQAVNEPAVLKPVAATLAVLGALAFAQDIPHVLTPEIITAYTDTDGDGVRADKRPPSAVAHYREVDAALLAQTGRPRDQSVVLTADTSFLAFYPYFGFQALTSHYANPLADFPARAALIKDWSRLESSDELLSALAKSPWRAPDAFLFRRSGDNYTLRLARDVYPNDPNVERYQVAFPKTLFADPAFTTTDIGPFTLVTVRT is encoded by the coding sequence ATGAGCAGCACCGTTACCGAGACTGGCACGGCGGCGACACCTGGGCGGGTGGGGTCGGCGGTTCGGCAGGTCGGGGCGGGGCTGGGGGAAGCGGTGCTGGCGGCGGTTGTCGCTGTGGTGGTCGCGGGGGTGGGGCTTTTCGCGTTTTCGCTGGTGCAGTGGCCGGCGTTCAACTCCTCCAATGTGACTCGGGCGTTGACCACGGTGGGGCAGGTCGGGGCGGCGGTGCTGCTGATCGCGGCGATCTGGCTGTTGCGGGCGCGGAAGTGGCCGTGGGTGGCGAAAGTGCTGTCGTGGGCTGGGATTTCGACGTTCGTGACGGTGACGCTGGGGATGCCGCTGGCGGCTACGAAGCTGTACCTGTTCGGGGTTTCGGTTGATCAGGAGTTCCGCACCGAGTATTTGACGCGGCTGACCGACAGTGCGGCGCTGCGGGATATGACCTATGTCGATCTGCCGCCGTTCTATCCGGCCGGGTGGTTCTGGGCCGGTGGGCGGGTCGCGAACGTGCTCGGCATGGACGGGTGGGAAGCCTTCAAGCCGTATGCGATCGGGTCACTGGCGGTGGCGGCGGTGTTGTCGCTTGTGTTGTGGTCCAGGCTGATTCGGTCCGATTGGGCGGTCGCGGTGACCGCGGCGACCACCGCGGTGGCGATCACTTGGGCGGCGCCGGAGGCTTACAGCGCGGTGATCGTGATGCTGCTGGCGCCCGCGCTGGTGCTGGCGTGGGGCGCGCTGCATCGCCCGGAGGCGGCGGGTGCGGAGCGGACGGCCGGGGGCTGGGGTGCCGTGGTCGGCACAGGCCTGTTCCTGGGGATGGCGGCCACTTTTTACACACTGCACTTCCTGGTCGCGGCGTTCGCGGTCGCGCTGATGGGTTTGCTCGCCGCCTGGCAGGCGATTCGCGCGCAGCGGGCTGTCAACAATCCGCGGGGTGCGAATACCGTTGCCGGGGCGGATCGTCCGGCCTGGAAGGCGGCGGTGCCGCCGTTGCTGCGGCTTGTCGCGATCGCGGTGATCGCCGGGGTGATCGCGGCGATCGTGTGGCTGCCGTATCTGCTGGAGACGCTCACCACGAAGTTGCCGGGTTCCGGGACGGCGCTGCATTACCTGCCGGAAGCCGGGGCCGAACTGCCGTTGCCGATGGTGGAGTTCACGCTGCAGGGCGGACTGTGCCTGATCGGCACGATCTGGCTGGTGCTGCGGGCCGGGTCGTCGCGGCGGGCGCAGGCGCTGGGGATCGGCGTGCTGGCGATCTATCTGTGGACGCTGCTGTCCATGGTGGCGACCGCGGCGGGGACCACGCTGCTGTCGTTCCGGTTGGACGCACCGCTGAAGGTGCTGCTGGCCGCGGCGGGCGCATTCGGGTTCGTGGAGGGTGCGCGGGCGCTGTACCAGGCGGTCAACGAGCCAGCGGTGTTGAAGCCGGTCGCTGCGACGCTCGCGGTGCTGGGCGCGCTGGCCTTCGCACAGGACATTCCGCATGTGCTGACGCCCGAAATCATTACTGCCTACACCGATACCGATGGCGACGGAGTGCGCGCGGACAAGCGCCCGCCCTCGGCGGTGGCGCACTATCGCGAAGTGGACGCGGCGCTGCTGGCGCAGACCGGGCGGCCGCGTGATCAGTCGGTGGTGCTGACCGCCGACACCAGCTTCCTGGCCTTCTACCCCTACTTCGGATTCCAAGCCCTGACCTCGCACTACGCGAATCCGTTGGCGGACTTCCCAGCTCGCGCCGCGCTGATCAAGGACTGGAGCCGGCTGGAGTCCTCCGACGAGCTGCTCAGCGCGCTGGCGAAGAGCCCGTGGCGGGCGCCCGACGCGTTCCTGTTCCGCCGCAGCGGCGACAACTACACCTTGCGCCTGGCCCGCGACGTCTACCCGAACGACCCGAACGTCGAGCGCTACCAGGTCGCCTTCCCGAAGACCCTCTTCGCAGACCCGGCCTTCACCACCACCGACATCGGCCCCTTCACCTTGGTCACCGTGCGGACCTAG
- a CDS encoding arabinosyltransferase domain-containing protein yields the protein MRADRSTSAFNRYRLIALVSGLLGFVLALLTPVLPVEQDKATLDWPQAGNSTSVEAPLVSYVPLRLQAELPCSVLQSPATAEGATRTLLSTIPVGSGKATSKGLVVSITDGNLSVLQRDVPLLSAPVAEIAGCGSINIDATYTRTAVEFLGAKREDGTPFQNTVTRDIRPQVVGVFTELDQSQLTGAHLHADIDSRFTSTPSPLKLAAMIAAAIFTVIALIALHLLDNSDGRRARRFLPAHWWRVTPADGVVLGTLLLWHFIGANTSDDGYILNMARASEHSGYMANYYRWLGVPEAPFGWSYEVLSWMTKVSAASPWIRLPTLLAGILCWLVISREVLPRLGARVRRHKIALWTAGLVFLAFWLPYDNGLRPEPLIAAGALLTWCSIERATATGRLLPAAIGVLIAAFSLAAGPTGLICVAALIAGSRPVLEIIVKRAHGKRPQQIAADAYESESAAPASEIADTAEVSGMPQVYAADSADPASSSRLTTFFRYAALIAPGLAAGSLVLAVVFADQTLATVMEATRVRTIIGPNVAWFDERTRWDSLLMLSPDGSLARRFGVLIMLLALLVCVLQVLRKGRIPGTARGPSVRILGIVFASLLLMMFTPTKWTHHFGVYAGLAGSLAALAAVAVGSEGIRFRRNRALFAAAVLFLLAITFTGSNGWWYVSSYGVPWWDKAPLVAGKGISTLFLGLAVLALLWAIWEHYRAPYQTAVHTRRFDRFASAPLTIAAALLVLFEVASLAKAAVTQYPAYSIGKSNIETLQGDPCALANSVLVETNTPDSLLQPYDGSPADGLSAEAKGFTPNGVASDLTADQEETVSGGANSISKDENKTSNTTGAGTGGGTTEQTGINGSTVALPFGLDPARTPIMGSYSSGAQEQAKLTSQWYRLDLTDSMRDDPAYQVLTITVAGRIRSVDADGVVTYGQELRLEYGTRDADGQFKTPPGSLDPIDVGPNPSWRNLRVPLDRLPAGVNAVRLVAVDNDITPKQWLAVTPPRLPRLATLNSVVGSADPVLLDWHVGLAFPCQQPFDHHDGVAEVPKWRILPDRVGSDASNAWQDDIGGGPLGWTSLLLQAETIPTYLDQDWGRDWGALEQFTPYDPAADPATIGATVVNRWGISKDTPIRIP from the coding sequence GTGCGAGCGGACCGATCGACTTCAGCGTTCAACCGTTACCGCCTGATCGCCCTCGTCTCCGGGCTACTCGGATTCGTGCTGGCGCTACTGACGCCGGTCTTACCGGTCGAGCAGGACAAGGCGACTCTGGACTGGCCGCAGGCGGGCAACAGCACCAGCGTGGAAGCGCCGCTGGTGTCTTATGTGCCGCTGCGGTTGCAGGCCGAGTTGCCGTGTTCAGTGCTGCAGAGTCCCGCAACTGCTGAGGGCGCGACGCGGACGTTGTTGTCGACGATTCCGGTCGGCTCCGGAAAGGCCACCTCCAAAGGCCTGGTGGTCTCGATAACCGACGGCAACCTGTCGGTGCTGCAACGCGATGTGCCGCTGCTGTCCGCGCCGGTCGCGGAGATCGCGGGCTGCGGTTCGATCAACATCGATGCGACGTACACCCGGACCGCCGTCGAATTCCTCGGCGCGAAACGGGAAGACGGCACCCCGTTCCAGAACACGGTCACCCGTGACATCCGCCCGCAGGTGGTCGGGGTGTTCACCGAGCTCGACCAGTCCCAGCTGACCGGTGCGCATCTGCACGCCGACATCGACTCGCGTTTCACCTCCACACCCAGCCCTTTGAAGCTGGCCGCCATGATCGCGGCGGCGATCTTCACGGTGATCGCGCTGATCGCGCTGCATCTGCTCGACAATTCCGACGGCCGCCGCGCGCGCCGGTTCCTGCCCGCGCACTGGTGGCGGGTCACCCCCGCCGACGGGGTAGTGCTCGGCACGCTGCTGCTCTGGCACTTCATCGGCGCGAACACCTCCGACGACGGCTACATCCTGAACATGGCCCGCGCCTCCGAGCACTCGGGCTATATGGCCAACTACTACCGCTGGCTCGGCGTCCCCGAGGCGCCGTTCGGCTGGTCTTACGAAGTGCTGTCCTGGATGACGAAGGTCTCCGCCGCCAGCCCGTGGATCCGCCTGCCCACGTTGCTCGCCGGAATCTTGTGCTGGCTGGTGATCTCGCGTGAGGTGCTCCCCCGCCTCGGCGCGCGGGTGCGGCGGCACAAGATCGCGCTGTGGACCGCCGGTCTGGTGTTTCTCGCCTTCTGGCTCCCCTACGACAACGGCCTGCGCCCCGAACCGCTGATCGCCGCCGGCGCACTGCTCACCTGGTGCTCCATCGAAAGGGCCACCGCCACCGGCCGACTGCTGCCCGCGGCGATCGGCGTGCTGATCGCCGCGTTCTCGCTGGCAGCCGGTCCGACCGGCCTGATCTGTGTGGCCGCGTTGATCGCCGGTTCCCGCCCGGTCCTGGAGATCATCGTCAAGCGCGCCCACGGCAAGCGCCCGCAGCAGATCGCCGCCGATGCCTACGAATCCGAAAGTGCTGCACCGGCTTCGGAAATCGCCGATACGGCCGAGGTTTCGGGGATGCCCCAGGTGTACGCCGCGGACTCGGCCGACCCGGCGAGCAGCTCCCGGCTCACCACCTTCTTCCGATACGCCGCCCTGATCGCACCCGGCCTCGCCGCCGGAAGCCTGGTCCTGGCAGTGGTTTTCGCCGATCAGACCCTCGCCACCGTGATGGAGGCGACCCGCGTCCGCACCATCATCGGCCCGAACGTCGCCTGGTTCGACGAGCGCACCCGCTGGGATTCGCTGCTGATGCTGTCCCCCGACGGCTCGCTGGCCCGCCGGTTCGGCGTGCTGATCATGCTGCTGGCACTGCTGGTCTGCGTGCTGCAGGTACTTCGCAAGGGCCGAATCCCGGGGACCGCGCGCGGCCCGTCGGTACGGATCCTCGGGATCGTGTTCGCCTCGCTGCTGCTGATGATGTTCACGCCGACCAAGTGGACGCACCATTTCGGTGTGTACGCCGGCCTGGCCGGTTCGCTGGCCGCGCTGGCCGCGGTCGCGGTGGGCAGCGAGGGTATTCGGTTCCGGCGCAACCGGGCGCTGTTCGCGGCGGCCGTGCTGTTCCTGCTGGCGATCACCTTCACCGGCTCCAACGGCTGGTGGTACGTCTCCAGTTACGGCGTGCCGTGGTGGGACAAGGCGCCGCTGGTGGCGGGCAAGGGCATCTCCACGTTGTTCCTGGGCCTCGCGGTGCTGGCGCTGCTGTGGGCGATCTGGGAGCACTATCGTGCGCCTTACCAGACGGCCGTCCACACCAGGCGTTTCGATCGATTCGCGTCCGCGCCGCTGACCATCGCGGCGGCGCTGCTGGTGCTGTTCGAGGTGGCCTCGCTGGCCAAGGCGGCAGTCACCCAGTACCCCGCGTACTCCATCGGCAAGTCCAATATCGAGACGCTGCAAGGTGATCCGTGCGCCCTGGCGAACTCGGTGCTGGTCGAAACCAATACACCGGACTCGCTGCTGCAGCCCTACGACGGCTCCCCCGCCGACGGATTGTCCGCGGAAGCAAAGGGATTCACCCCGAACGGAGTCGCGTCCGACCTGACCGCCGATCAGGAGGAGACCGTCTCCGGCGGCGCCAACTCGATCAGCAAGGACGAGAACAAGACCAGCAACACCACCGGCGCGGGCACCGGCGGCGGCACCACCGAGCAGACCGGAATCAACGGCAGCACAGTCGCTTTGCCGTTCGGGCTGGATCCGGCGCGCACGCCGATCATGGGTAGTTACAGCAGCGGCGCGCAGGAGCAGGCCAAGCTGACCTCGCAGTGGTACCGCCTGGATCTCACCGACAGCATGCGCGACGACCCCGCCTACCAGGTGCTCACCATCACCGTGGCGGGCCGCATCCGGTCGGTGGACGCCGACGGCGTGGTCACCTACGGCCAGGAACTGCGCCTGGAGTACGGAACCCGCGACGCCGACGGCCAATTCAAGACGCCGCCCGGTTCCCTCGACCCGATCGATGTCGGTCCGAACCCGTCCTGGCGGAACCTGCGCGTCCCGCTGGACCGCCTGCCCGCGGGCGTGAACGCGGTGCGCCTGGTCGCCGTCGACAACGACATCACCCCGAAGCAATGGCTGGCCGTCACCCCGCCGCGGCTGCCCCGCCTGGCCACCCTGAATTCCGTGGTGGGATCCGCGGACCCGGTGCTGCTGGACTGGCACGTCGGCCTGGCCTTCCCCTGCCAGCAGCCCTTCGATCACCACGACGGCGTCGCCGAGGTGCCGAAGTGGCGCATCCTGCCCGACCGGGTCGGCTCGGACGCCTCCAACGCGTGGCAGGACGACATCGGCGGCGGACCGCTCGGCTGGACCAGCCTGCTGCTGCAGGCCGAAACCATCCCCACCTATCTGGACCAGGATTGGGGCCGGGACTGGGGCGCACTGGAACAGTTCACGCCCTACGACCCGGCAGCCGACCCGGCGACCATCGGCGCCACCGTCGTGAACCGCTGGGGTATTTCCAAGGACACCCCCATCCGGATCCCCTGA
- a CDS encoding helix-turn-helix domain-containing protein, which translates to MPGGRLTNEDRRQIAAGLAEGLGYAEIGRRLDRPASTVMREVTRNGGPGDYRADRAQKDTGERARRQKRAQPPEPELPDPGYGRDPRAVQEIADAWTAQLVGQGLPRMEARVLACLHITDSGALTAGELVQRLRVSPASISHAVAWLEQQGMLKRERVPGGRRERYVLDDEIWLRNLLASVEMQQALAAESRRAAEILGPDTPAGTRFEDSAALLIHVNEALRRATEEWRQRLAER; encoded by the coding sequence ATGCCCGGAGGCAGGCTCACCAACGAGGACCGTCGGCAGATCGCCGCGGGGCTGGCCGAGGGGCTCGGATACGCCGAAATCGGCCGGCGGCTGGATCGGCCGGCCTCGACCGTCATGCGAGAGGTCACCCGCAACGGCGGACCCGGTGATTACCGGGCCGACCGGGCGCAGAAGGACACCGGCGAGCGCGCCCGCCGCCAGAAGCGGGCGCAGCCGCCGGAGCCGGAACTCCCCGATCCCGGCTACGGGCGTGACCCCCGGGCGGTGCAGGAAATCGCCGACGCGTGGACCGCTCAGCTCGTCGGGCAGGGTCTGCCTCGGATGGAGGCCAGGGTGCTGGCCTGTCTGCACATCACCGACTCCGGCGCACTCACCGCGGGCGAACTCGTGCAGCGGCTGCGGGTCAGCCCGGCGTCGATCTCGCACGCCGTCGCGTGGCTCGAACAGCAGGGCATGCTCAAGCGGGAACGTGTGCCCGGCGGCCGCCGCGAACGCTATGTGCTCGACGACGAGATCTGGCTCCGGAACCTGCTCGCCTCCGTGGAGATGCAGCAAGCCCTCGCTGCCGAATCGCGGCGTGCGGCCGAGATTCTCGGGCCGGACACTCCCGCGGGCACCCGCTTCGAAGACTCCGCCGCACTGCTTATCCACGTGAACGAGGCGCTGCGGCGGGCCACGGAGGAGTGGCGGCAGCGCCTCGCCGAGCGGTAA
- a CDS encoding peptidylprolyl isomerase, with protein MTKVNLVTNYGPIVLELDDAQAPGTVQNFVSYVNSGHYNNTIFHRVIPNFMIQGGGFEPGMKQKGTQAPIQNEANNGLKNNKYTVAMARTNDPHSATAQFFINTSDNDFLNHSAPTPSGWGYTVFGKVAEGTEVVDKIAAVSTGSAGMHQDVPADDVVIESASIA; from the coding sequence ATGACCAAGGTGAATCTCGTGACGAATTACGGCCCGATCGTGCTGGAACTCGACGATGCCCAGGCACCCGGCACCGTGCAGAACTTCGTGAGCTACGTGAATTCCGGCCACTACAACAACACCATCTTCCACCGCGTCATCCCGAACTTCATGATCCAGGGTGGCGGCTTCGAACCGGGCATGAAGCAGAAGGGCACCCAGGCGCCCATCCAGAACGAAGCCAACAACGGGCTGAAGAACAACAAGTACACCGTCGCGATGGCCCGCACCAACGACCCGCACTCGGCCACCGCGCAGTTCTTCATCAACACCTCCGACAACGACTTCCTGAACCACTCGGCGCCGACCCCGTCGGGCTGGGGCTACACCGTCTTCGGCAAGGTCGCCGAGGGCACCGAGGTCGTCGACAAGATCGCCGCCGTCTCCACCGGCTCCGCGGGCATGCACCAGGATGTCCCCGCCGACGACGTCGTCATCGAATCCGCCAGCATCGCCTGA